A stretch of the Solanum dulcamara chromosome 6, daSolDulc1.2, whole genome shotgun sequence genome encodes the following:
- the LOC129891620 gene encoding uncharacterized protein LOC129891620 isoform X2 — MELGTSFSVNKKMFLSNPITQKSNYVPNSWLNRLDFSFSTRKICSCKAIAKGSTISSLKIQEKVTGMSYNHSQDLELSSLTALCPLDGRYWGKVKELAPFMSEYGLIRFRILVEIKWLIKMSQIPQIVEVPSFSDGAQTFLNDLIDGFSMNDALEVKKIERVTNHDVKAVEYFLKQKCQSHPEISKVLEFFHFACTSEDINNLAHALMLKGALNTVILPVMDELIKAICDMATTHSSVPMLSRTHGQPASPTTLGKEMAIFAYRLSRERREISQIEMLGKFAGAVGNYNAHVAAYPEINWPEIAEEFVLSLGLEFNPYVPQTTKAGEIGSSTMPHKVNPIDFENSEGNLGVANGDLSHLSTKLPISRWQRDLTDSTVLRNMGVGLGHSLLAYRSALQGIQKLQVNEAAIMEDLDKTWEVLAEPIQTVMRRYGVPEPYEKLKELTRGRAVNKESIREFIQKLDIPADAKTSLLNLTPHTYVGAAAELAKNVNEAIFLLSSPYLLK, encoded by the exons atggaaCTTGGAACATCTTTCAGTGTCAACAAGAAGATGTTTTTGTCGAACCCCATTACCCAAAAATCCAATTATGTTCCAAATTCTTGGCTAAATCGATTGGATTTTTCGTTTTCAACTAGAAAAATCTGTTCTTGCAAAGCAATAGCTAAAGGGTCTACCATTAGCTCCttgaaaattcaagaaaag GTCACAGGAATGTCTTATAATCATTCTCAAGATCTGGAACTCTCAAGTTTAACAGCTCTATGCCCATTGGATGGACGTTACTGGGGTAAAGTCAAAGAATTGGCTCCGTTTATGAGCGAGTATGGCTTAATTCGTTTCCGCATTTTGGTTGAG ATTAAGTGGTTGATAAAAATGTCTCAAATACCTCAAATTGTTGAAGTTCCAAGCTTCTCTGACGGAGCTCAGACGTTTTTGAATGACTTGATTGATGGATTTAGTATGAATGATGCCTTGGAAGTTAAGAAAATCGAGAGAGTCACAAACCATGATGTGAAAGCAGTGGAATACTTCTTGAAACAAAAATGCCAATCACATCCAGAGATATCTAAG GTGCTCGAGTTTTTTCACTTTGCATGTACATCTGAGGACATCAACAATCTTGCCCACGCATTGATGCTGAAAGGAGCTTTGAACACGGTCATCTTGCCAGTCATGGATGAATTGATTAAAGCAATATGTGACATGGCCACAACACATTCTTCTGTTCCTATGCTTTCTCGCACTCATGGGCAG CCTGCTTCACCGACAACCCTTGGAAAGGAAATGGCAATTTTTGCTTATCGATTGAGTAGGGAAAGAAGGGAGATTTCTCAAATTGAGATGCTTGGGAAATTTGCTGGTGCTGTAGGAAACTACAATGCACATGTAGCTGCGTATCCTGAAATAAACTGGCCAGAAATTGCAGAGGAGTTTGTCTTGTCACTTGGACTAGAATTCAATCCGTATGTTCCTCAG ACAACTAAAGCTGGTGAAATCGGGTCCTCGACGATGCCTCACAAAGTAAAtccaattgactttgaaaatagTGAAGGCAATCTTGGTGTTGCTAATGGAGATTTATCCCATTTGAGCACTAAACTACCTATTTCACGCTGGCAG CGGGATTTGACAGACTCAACTGTTCTGAGAAACATGGGAGTAGGACTAGGGCATTCTCTTCTTGCTTACAGAAGTGCATTACAGGGAATTCAGAAGCTTCAG GTAAATGAAGCTGCTATAATGGAAGATTTAGACAAAACATGGGAAGTTCTCGCCGAACCAATACAAACG GTGATGCGAAGGTACGGTGTGCCAGAGCCTTATGAAAAGCTGAAGGAGTTAACCCGAGGAAGAGCGGTGAACAAAGAAAGCATTAGAGAATTCATACAAAAGTTGGACATACCAGCTGATGCAAAGACATCTCTCTTGAACTTAACGCCTCATACTTACGTTGGGGCAGCTGCAGAATTGGCTAAGAACGTAAACGAGGCCATATTTCTGTTGAGTAgtccatatcttttgaaatga
- the LOC129891621 gene encoding protein SUPPRESSOR OF MAX2 1 — MRAGLSTIQQTLTPEAATVLNHSISEASRRNHGQTTPLHVAATLLSSPSGYLRQACIRSHPNSSHPLQCRALELCFSVALERLPTAQNMLQGTEPPISNALMAALKRAQAHQRRGCPEQQQQPLLAVKVELEQLIISILDDPSVSRVMREASFSSPAVKNTIEQSLTQTSSSSSQHHHHQTNVNLSPFTAMGGGGSRILGTNPVASVQITRNMYLNPKLQGGGGGVGVGGVGGQLGNLQRGEEVKRVMEILLRNKKRNPVLVGEGEPEGVVKELLKKIEKGELGEGHLKNLQIVQMGKEFSSSCDKIQMLNKITELQGIIESKVSSTGGGVILDLGDLKWLVEQQQQQQQQQPMISEIGKAAVTEMGKLLARFREEFNNKLWLIGTATCETYLRCQVYHSTMENDWDLQAVPIASRSPHPGIFPRLGNERILGSSLDPLKSFTGPVPSLARRVQENVNPRLRTSCCPQCKEKFEHELAKLVSEFENSSSEAKSESPPQPQLPQWLQSAKLKNDSKATTLSQIKDQGLLQQKTQELQKKWNDTCLQLHPNFQHNVGPQRTVPPVLSMPGIYNPNLLLRQPLQPKLVPSRSLGVSLQLNTTQMASQSLEKAASPPGSPVRTDLVLGPKPSETAPEKTLEDQAKDFLSCISSVSQSKLLDKFASALDADTFKRLLKGLMEKAWWQQDAASSVASAVSRCRLGNGKQRGGAPKGDIWLLFTGPDRYAKRKMASVLAEQMCGNSPIMISLGSRRDDEESDVGFRGKTAVDRIAEAVRRHPLSVIMLEDIDEANVLVRGSIKRAMDRGRLTDSHGREISLGNVIFILTGNWSTMSPESYRNEYLIEEKKLVSLASSDWQLRLTVGEKSAKRRASWLHDQDRPRKELNLGLSFDLNETAEFEDYRTDGSHNSSDLTVEREDEHGLENRRFSVTSVPHELVSSVDDTIPFKPIEFQFVRREIKKTISKKFSMVIVDDKVSIEVEDDIVDRILGGLWRGRTSLEQWVEKVLGPSFDQIQPRLPSSEENAIVRLQLELLHTDSNSHNNGEYLPSKVTIVADGQ, encoded by the exons ATGAGGGCAGGATTAAGTACAATCCAACAAACATTAACCCCAGAAGCAGCAACAGTATTAAACCATTCAATATCAGAAGCAAGTCGCCGGAATCACGGTCAAACGACGCCGTTACACGTGGCGGCGACTTTGTTATCGTCGCCTTCAGGTTATCTCCGGCAAGCATGTATACGTTCACACCCAAATTCATCACACCCACTTCAGTGTCGTGCACTTGAGTTATGTTTTAGCGTTGCTTTAGAAAGATTACCTACTGCTCAAAACATGCTTCAAGGTACAGAACCCCCAATTTCAAATGCTTTAATGGCGGCTTTAAAAAGGGCACAAGCTCATCAACGAAGAGGGTGTcctgaacaacaacaacaaccacttTTAGCTGTGAAGGTTGAGTTAGAACAGCTGATTATTTCGATTCTTGATGACCCAAGTGTTAGTCGAGTTATGAGGGAAGCTAGTTTTTCTAGCCCAGCTGTTAAGAACACGATTGAACAATCGTTGACCCAGACGTCGTCTTCGTCTTCGcagcatcatcatcatcaaactaaTGTCAATTTATCACCTTTCACTGCCATGGGTGGTGGTGGGTCGAGGATTCTCGGAACAAATCCGGTGGCATCAGTACAGATAACTCGAAATATGTATTTGAATCCGAAGTTGCAGGGAGGTGGAGGTGGGGTGGGGGTAGGGGGAGTTGGAGGGCAATTGGGTAATTTACAAAGAGGTGAAGAAGTGAAAAGGGTGATGGAGATTTTGTTGAGAAACAAGAAAAGGAATCCAGTTTTGGTTGGTGAAGGTGAGCCAGAAGGTGTAGTGAAGGAGCTGCTTAAGAAGATTGAGAAAGGGGAATTGGGGGAAGGGCATTTGAAGAACTTACAAATTGTTCAAATGGGGAAGGAGTTTTCGTCTTCGTGTGATAAAATTCAGATGCTTAATAAGATTACAGAATTACAAGGGATAATCGAGAGTAAGGTGAGCAGTACTGGAGGAGGTGTGATTCTTGATTTAGGTGATTTGAAATGGCTTGTtgaacagcagcaacaacagcagcagcaacaaccgATGATTTCGGAGATTGGGAAAGCAGCAGTGACTGAAATGGGGAAGTTATTAGCGCGATTTCGAGAGGAATTTAATAATAAGTTATGGTTGATTGGTACAGCAACATGTGAGACTTATTTGAGATGTCAAGTTTATCATTCTACTATGGAAAATGATTGGGATCTTCAAGCTGTTCCTATTGCTTCAAGATCTCCACATCCAGGAATATTTCCAAG GCTTGGAAATGAAAGAATACTTGGAAGTTCCTTGGATCCTCTGAAGAGCTTTACTGGTCCGGTGCCTTCGCTAGCGAGGCGTGTACAGGAGAATGTAAATCCGAGATTGAGGACGTCGTGTTGCCCCCAATGCAAGGAGAAGTTTGAACATGAGTTGGCAAAACTTGTATCTGAGTTTGAGAATTCATCATCCGAAGCTAAATCAGAATCTCCTCCTCAGCCTCAGTTGCCTCAATGGTTGCAAAGTGCCAAGCTAAAGAATGATAGTAAAGCAACGACTCTGTCACAG ATTAAGGATCAAGGGCTTTTGCAGCAGAAGACTCAAGAACTACAAAAGAAGTGGAACGATACATGCTTGCAACTTCATCCTAATTTCCAGCACAATGTTGGGCCTCAAAGAACAGTACCACCTGTTCTCTCTATGCCAGGCATATATAATCCGAACCTGCTTTTGCGTCAACCTTTACAGCCCAAGCTTGTTCCAAGTAGAAGCCTGGGAGTGAGCCTGCAACTAAACACTACCCAAATGGCTAGCCAATCTCTGGAGAAGGCAGCTAGCCCTCCTGGAAGCCCTGTAAGGACTGACTTGGTTCTCGGGCCAAAACCAAGTGAAACTGCCCCAGAGAAAACTCTGGAAGATCAAGCGAAGGACTTCCTCAGCTGCATTTCTTCCGTGTCTCAGAGCAAGTTACTTGACAAATTTGCTAGTGCACTAGATGCTGATACGTTTAAAAGGCTTCTCAAGGGTCTAATGGAGAAAGCATGGTGGCAGCAAGATGCAGCCTCTTCTGTGGCTTCTGCTGTGTCAAGGTGCAGATTGGGCAACGGAAAACAGCGGGGTGGTGCACCAAAGGGTGACATATGGCTGTTATTCACAGGTCCCGAcagatatgccaagagaaagatgGCGTCGGTTCTTGCAGAGCAAATGTGCGGAAATAGTCCTATAATGATATCCCTTGGTTCACGGCGAGATGATGAAGAGTCAGACGTGGGTTTCCGTGGCAAAACAGCTGTAGATCGTATTGCAGAGGCTGTCCGTAGGCATCCACTTTCAGTTATTATGCTCGAGGATATTGATGAAGCAAATGTGCTAGTTCGTGGGAGCATAAAACGAGCCATGGATAGAGGTAGGCTTACGGATTCACATGGCCGTGAGATTAGTCTTGGCAATGTTATATTCATTCTTACTGGAAATTGGTCTACAATGAGCCCTGAAAGCTACAGGAATGAGTATTtgattgaagaaaagaaactgGTCTCGCTAGCTAGTTCCGATTGGCAGTTAAGGTTAACAGTTGGTGAAAAGAGTGCTAAGCGCAGAGCGAGTTGGTTGCATGATCAAGACAGACCTAGAAAAGAACTGAATCTAGGTCTTTCTTTCGATCTAAATGAAACAGCAGAGTTCGAGGATTATAGAACTGATGGATCACACAATTCAAGTGATCTAACTGTCGAGCGCGAAGATGAGCATGGCCTTGAAAACAGGCGTTTCTCAGTAACATCAGTTCCTCACGAGCTCGTCAGCTCCGTGGATGACACCATACCATTCAAGCCAATTGAATTCCAGTTTGTTCGACGTGAGATCAAGAAAACAATCAGCAAGAAATTCTCCATGGTCATCGTCGATGACAAGGTCTCAATTGAAGTTGAAGACGATATAGTAGACCGGATCCTAGGTGGCTTATGGCGTGGTCGAACAAGCCTAGAACAATGGGTGGAGAAAGTTCTAGGTCCGAGTTTCGATCAAATTCAGCCCCGGCTACCCTCTTCCGAGGAAAACGCCATCGTTCGACTTCAGCTTGAACTGCTGCATACAGACTCAAATAGCCATAACAATGGAGAATATCTACCTAGCAAAGTCACAATAGTGGCTGATGGACAGTAG
- the LOC129891620 gene encoding uncharacterized protein LOC129891620 isoform X1, translating to MELGTSFSVNKKMFLSNPITQKSNYVPNSWLNRLDFSFSTRKICSCKAIAKGSTISSLKIQEKVTGMSYNHSQDLELSSLTALCPLDGRYWGKVKELAPFMSEYGLIRFRILVEIKWLIKMSQIPQIVEVPSFSDGAQTFLNDLIDGFSMNDALEVKKIERVTNHDVKAVEYFLKQKCQSHPEISKVLEFFHFACTSEDINNLAHALMLKGALNTVILPVMDELIKAICDMATTHSSVPMLSRTHGQPASPTTLGKEMAIFAYRLSRERREISQIEMLGKFAGAVGNYNAHVAAYPEINWPEIAEEFVLSLGLEFNPYVPQIETHDYMAKLFHSIVQFNNILVDFDRDVWGYISLGYFKQTTKAGEIGSSTMPHKVNPIDFENSEGNLGVANGDLSHLSTKLPISRWQRDLTDSTVLRNMGVGLGHSLLAYRSALQGIQKLQVNEAAIMEDLDKTWEVLAEPIQTVMRRYGVPEPYEKLKELTRGRAVNKESIREFIQKLDIPADAKTSLLNLTPHTYVGAAAELAKNVNEAIFLLSSPYLLK from the exons atggaaCTTGGAACATCTTTCAGTGTCAACAAGAAGATGTTTTTGTCGAACCCCATTACCCAAAAATCCAATTATGTTCCAAATTCTTGGCTAAATCGATTGGATTTTTCGTTTTCAACTAGAAAAATCTGTTCTTGCAAAGCAATAGCTAAAGGGTCTACCATTAGCTCCttgaaaattcaagaaaag GTCACAGGAATGTCTTATAATCATTCTCAAGATCTGGAACTCTCAAGTTTAACAGCTCTATGCCCATTGGATGGACGTTACTGGGGTAAAGTCAAAGAATTGGCTCCGTTTATGAGCGAGTATGGCTTAATTCGTTTCCGCATTTTGGTTGAG ATTAAGTGGTTGATAAAAATGTCTCAAATACCTCAAATTGTTGAAGTTCCAAGCTTCTCTGACGGAGCTCAGACGTTTTTGAATGACTTGATTGATGGATTTAGTATGAATGATGCCTTGGAAGTTAAGAAAATCGAGAGAGTCACAAACCATGATGTGAAAGCAGTGGAATACTTCTTGAAACAAAAATGCCAATCACATCCAGAGATATCTAAG GTGCTCGAGTTTTTTCACTTTGCATGTACATCTGAGGACATCAACAATCTTGCCCACGCATTGATGCTGAAAGGAGCTTTGAACACGGTCATCTTGCCAGTCATGGATGAATTGATTAAAGCAATATGTGACATGGCCACAACACATTCTTCTGTTCCTATGCTTTCTCGCACTCATGGGCAG CCTGCTTCACCGACAACCCTTGGAAAGGAAATGGCAATTTTTGCTTATCGATTGAGTAGGGAAAGAAGGGAGATTTCTCAAATTGAGATGCTTGGGAAATTTGCTGGTGCTGTAGGAAACTACAATGCACATGTAGCTGCGTATCCTGAAATAAACTGGCCAGAAATTGCAGAGGAGTTTGTCTTGTCACTTGGACTAGAATTCAATCCGTATGTTCCTCAG ATTGAAACTCATGACTATATGGCCAAACTTTTTCACTCGATCGTCCAGTTTAACAACAttttggttgattttgataGAGATGTTTGGGGATACATTTCTCTCGGTTACTTTAAACAG ACAACTAAAGCTGGTGAAATCGGGTCCTCGACGATGCCTCACAAAGTAAAtccaattgactttgaaaatagTGAAGGCAATCTTGGTGTTGCTAATGGAGATTTATCCCATTTGAGCACTAAACTACCTATTTCACGCTGGCAG CGGGATTTGACAGACTCAACTGTTCTGAGAAACATGGGAGTAGGACTAGGGCATTCTCTTCTTGCTTACAGAAGTGCATTACAGGGAATTCAGAAGCTTCAG GTAAATGAAGCTGCTATAATGGAAGATTTAGACAAAACATGGGAAGTTCTCGCCGAACCAATACAAACG GTGATGCGAAGGTACGGTGTGCCAGAGCCTTATGAAAAGCTGAAGGAGTTAACCCGAGGAAGAGCGGTGAACAAAGAAAGCATTAGAGAATTCATACAAAAGTTGGACATACCAGCTGATGCAAAGACATCTCTCTTGAACTTAACGCCTCATACTTACGTTGGGGCAGCTGCAGAATTGGCTAAGAACGTAAACGAGGCCATATTTCTGTTGAGTAgtccatatcttttgaaatga